A region of Paenimyroides aestuarii DNA encodes the following proteins:
- the rpoC gene encoding DNA-directed RNA polymerase subunit beta', which translates to MMNNRNNSKDKNTVKRFNKISIGLASPESILAESRGEVLKPETINYRTHKPERDGLFCERIFGPVKDYECACGKYKRIRYKGIVCDRCGVEVTEKKVRRDRVGHINLVVPIAHIWYFRSLPNKIGYILGLPSKKLDEIIYYEKYVVIQTGVAKRPDGEELKRLDFLTENEYLDILDTLPMENQYLDDSDPNKFIAKMGAECIMDLLQRTDLDTLSYELRHAANNETSKQRKTEALKRLQVVEAFRESNENRENRPEWMILKVVPVIPPELRPLVPLDGGRFATSDLNDLYRRVIIRNNRLKRLMEIKAPEVILRNEKRMLQEAVDSLFDNTRKATAVKTESQRPLKSLSDSLKGKQGRFRQNLLGKRVDYSARSVIVVGPELKLYECGLPKDMAAELYKPFVIRKLIERGIVKTVKSAKKIIDKKEPVVWDILENVIKGHPVLLNRAPTLHRLGIQAFQPKLIEGKAIRLHPLVCTAFNADFDGDQMAVHLPLGPEAILEAQLLMLASHNILNPANGAPITVPSQDMVLGLYYMTKIRKSTPDHIVKGEGLTFYSVEEVHIAINEGRLDLNAPVKVRAKDFNAEGELVYQIIETSAGRILFNEVVPEAAGYINEVLTKKSLRDIIGKILAVTDVPTTAKFLDDMKDMGYGYAFRGGLSFSLGDIKIPDQKQGMIDDANNQVEGITMNYNMGLITNNERYNQVIDVWTSTNAMLTELAMKNIREDQQGFNSVYMMLDSGARGSKEQIRQLTGMRGLMAKPKKSTASGGDIIENPILSNFKEGLSILEYFISTHGARKGLADTALKTADAGYLTRRLHDVAQDVIVNSEDCGTLRGIEFEALKKNEEIVESLGERVLGRITIDDVINPLTNEVIVPAGEMINEAHVAKINASPLERLEVRSALTCEADHGICVKCYGRNLASNRMAQLGEAVGVIAAQSIGEPGTQLTLRTFHVGGTAGNISEVSTITTKFKGRLEIEDLKVVKGEDADGKEIDIVISRSTELKLVDLNTGIVLNTHYIPYGSTIYVKDKQVVEEGTVICKWDPYNGVIISEFTGKVAYEDIEQNQTFMVEIDEQTGFQEKVITESRNKKLVPTLLIYNKEGELIRSYNLPVGAHLMVNDGEKIKAGKVLVKIPRKSSKTGDITGGLPRITELLEARNPSNPAVVAEIDGVVSFGKIKRGNREIIVTPKTGEDDQRKYLVKLSNQILVQENDFVKAGTSLSDGAITPDDILRIQGPSAVQQYLVNEIQEVYRLQGVKISDKHFEVVIRQMMRKVQIQDSGDTLFLEEQLIHKDDFIRENDRLFGMKVVEDAGDSSTLKEGQIISVRELRDENSILRREDKNLVVARDVIPATATPVLQGITRASLQTKSFISAASFQETTKVLNEAAVAGKIDNLSGLKENVIVGHRIPAGTGMRKYDAIVVGSKESKQEIDLNF; encoded by the coding sequence ATGATGAATAATAGAAACAACAGTAAAGATAAAAATACTGTAAAAAGGTTTAACAAAATCTCGATCGGATTAGCATCGCCAGAGTCAATTCTTGCAGAATCAAGAGGAGAGGTTTTAAAACCAGAAACCATTAACTATCGTACGCACAAACCAGAGCGCGATGGTTTGTTCTGTGAGCGTATCTTCGGACCTGTGAAAGATTACGAATGTGCTTGTGGAAAATATAAAAGAATCCGTTACAAAGGTATCGTTTGCGACCGTTGTGGGGTTGAAGTAACAGAAAAGAAAGTGCGTCGCGACAGAGTAGGGCATATCAACTTGGTGGTGCCTATCGCTCATATTTGGTATTTCCGTTCGTTGCCAAACAAAATTGGTTACATTTTAGGTTTGCCATCTAAAAAGTTAGACGAAATTATCTATTATGAAAAATATGTTGTGATCCAAACAGGTGTTGCAAAACGCCCAGATGGTGAAGAACTAAAACGTTTAGATTTCCTTACAGAGAATGAGTATTTAGATATTTTGGATACCCTTCCAATGGAAAATCAATATTTAGATGATTCAGATCCAAATAAATTCATCGCCAAAATGGGTGCAGAATGTATCATGGATTTATTACAGCGTACCGATTTAGACACTTTGTCTTATGAATTGCGTCATGCTGCAAACAATGAAACATCTAAACAACGTAAAACAGAAGCTTTAAAACGTTTACAAGTTGTTGAAGCATTCCGCGAATCAAACGAAAACCGCGAAAACCGTCCGGAATGGATGATTTTGAAAGTAGTTCCGGTAATTCCGCCAGAATTGCGTCCGTTAGTGCCGTTAGATGGTGGTCGTTTTGCAACATCAGATTTGAACGATTTATACCGCCGTGTAATTATCCGTAACAATCGTTTAAAACGATTAATGGAAATCAAAGCGCCTGAAGTAATCTTGCGTAATGAAAAACGTATGTTACAAGAAGCGGTAGATTCATTGTTCGATAACACACGTAAAGCAACAGCAGTAAAAACAGAATCTCAACGTCCGTTAAAATCATTATCTGATTCGTTAAAAGGAAAACAAGGTCGTTTCCGTCAAAACTTATTAGGTAAACGTGTTGATTACTCTGCGCGTTCGGTAATTGTCGTTGGTCCTGAATTAAAACTATATGAGTGTGGTCTTCCAAAAGATATGGCTGCAGAACTATACAAACCATTCGTAATTCGTAAATTAATTGAGCGTGGAATTGTAAAAACGGTAAAGTCTGCGAAAAAGATCATCGATAAAAAAGAGCCAGTAGTTTGGGATATTTTAGAAAACGTAATCAAAGGACACCCGGTATTGTTAAACCGTGCTCCTACGCTTCACCGTTTAGGTATTCAGGCATTCCAGCCTAAATTAATCGAAGGAAAAGCAATTCGTTTGCACCCGTTAGTATGTACGGCATTCAACGCCGATTTCGATGGGGATCAAATGGCGGTGCATTTACCATTAGGACCAGAAGCTATTTTAGAAGCTCAGTTGTTAATGTTGGCATCGCACAATATCTTAAACCCGGCGAATGGTGCACCAATCACAGTACCTTCTCAGGATATGGTTTTGGGTCTTTATTATATGACCAAAATCCGCAAATCTACTCCAGATCATATTGTGAAAGGAGAAGGTTTAACATTTTATTCAGTAGAAGAAGTGCATATTGCAATTAACGAAGGACGTTTAGATTTGAACGCACCCGTTAAAGTTCGTGCAAAAGATTTTAATGCAGAAGGAGAATTGGTTTACCAAATTATCGAAACATCGGCAGGTCGTATCTTGTTTAACGAGGTAGTTCCAGAAGCTGCGGGTTATATCAATGAGGTATTAACCAAAAAATCTTTAAGAGATATTATCGGAAAGATTTTAGCAGTAACAGATGTTCCAACAACTGCAAAATTCTTAGACGATATGAAAGATATGGGTTACGGATACGCATTTAGAGGTGGTTTATCATTCTCTTTAGGTGATATCAAAATCCCAGATCAAAAACAAGGAATGATTGATGACGCTAACAATCAAGTAGAAGGAATCACCATGAACTATAACATGGGTCTTATTACCAATAACGAGCGTTACAATCAGGTGATTGATGTTTGGACATCTACCAATGCCATGTTAACCGAATTGGCAATGAAAAACATTCGCGAAGACCAACAAGGATTCAACTCAGTATATATGATGCTTGATTCTGGAGCCCGTGGATCAAAAGAGCAAATTCGTCAGTTAACAGGTATGCGTGGATTGATGGCAAAACCTAAAAAATCGACAGCTTCTGGTGGAGATATCATCGAAAACCCGATTCTTTCGAACTTTAAAGAAGGTTTATCAATCTTAGAATACTTCATTTCAACCCACGGTGCGCGTAAAGGTTTGGCCGATACCGCATTGAAAACTGCCGATGCAGGATACTTAACCCGTCGTTTACACGATGTGGCACAAGATGTAATCGTTAATTCAGAGGATTGCGGCACATTGAGAGGTATTGAATTTGAAGCATTAAAGAAAAACGAAGAAATAGTAGAATCATTAGGCGAGCGCGTTTTAGGACGTATCACAATCGATGATGTTATCAATCCATTAACCAACGAAGTAATTGTTCCGGCAGGTGAAATGATTAATGAAGCACACGTTGCAAAAATCAATGCATCTCCATTAGAGCGATTAGAAGTTCGTTCGGCATTAACCTGTGAGGCAGATCACGGAATTTGTGTGAAATGTTACGGTCGTAACTTAGCATCAAACCGTATGGCACAATTGGGTGAGGCAGTTGGTGTAATTGCAGCACAGTCAATTGGTGAGCCAGGAACACAGTTAACGCTTCGTACATTCCACGTGGGGGGTACGGCAGGTAACATTTCCGAGGTTTCTACCATTACAACAAAATTCAAAGGTCGTTTAGAAATAGAAGACTTAAAAGTTGTAAAAGGAGAAGATGCCGATGGTAAAGAAATCGACATTGTAATTTCTCGTTCAACAGAGTTAAAATTAGTAGATTTAAATACAGGTATTGTTTTAAACACACATTACATTCCTTATGGATCAACCATTTATGTGAAAGACAAACAAGTGGTGGAAGAAGGAACCGTAATTTGTAAATGGGACCCGTATAACGGAGTTATTATTTCTGAATTTACAGGTAAGGTTGCCTATGAAGACATTGAACAAAACCAAACATTTATGGTGGAGATCGATGAGCAAACAGGTTTCCAAGAAAAAGTAATTACAGAATCAAGAAACAAAAAATTAGTTCCTACTTTATTGATTTATAATAAAGAAGGGGAATTGATCCGTTCGTACAACTTACCGGTTGGGGCACACTTAATGGTAAACGATGGAGAGAAAATTAAAGCAGGTAAAGTTTTAGTTAAAATCCCTCGTAAGTCATCAAAAACAGGTGATATCACCGGAGGTTTACCTCGTATTACCGAGTTGTTAGAAGCACGTAATCCATCAAACCCGGCAGTAGTTGCAGAGATAGACGGTGTGGTTTCTTTCGGGAAAATCAAACGTGGTAACCGCGAAATCATTGTGACACCAAAAACTGGTGAAGATGATCAACGCAAGTATTTAGTGAAATTATCAAACCAAATTTTGGTTCAAGAAAACGATTTCGTTAAAGCAGGAACCTCTTTATCAGATGGTGCCATTACGCCAGATGATATTTTAAGAATACAAGGACCATCTGCAGTACAGCAATATTTAGTAAACGAAATTCAAGAAGTATATCGTTTACAAGGGGTGAAAATTTCAGATAAACACTTTGAAGTAGTAATCCGCCAAATGATGCGTAAAGTACAAATCCAAGATTCAGGTGATACCTTATTCTTAGAAGAGCAATTAATTCACAAAGACGATTTCATCCGTGAAAACGATCGTTTATTCGGAATGAAAGTTGTAGAAGATGCCGGAGATTCATCCACATTAAAAGAAGGACAGATTATTTCTGTGCGCGAATTAAGAGATGAAAATTCCATCTTGCGTCGTGAAGACAAAAACTTAGTAGTAGCCCGCGATGTAATTCCAGCAACCGCAACTCCAGTATTGCAAGGTATCACAAGAGCGTCGTTACAAACCAAGTCATTCATTTCAGCGGCATCGTTCCAAGAAACAACCAAAGTGTTGAACGAAGCAGCAGTAGCAGGAAAAATTGACAATTTATCAGGCTTAAAAGAAAATGTAATTGTTGGTCATAGAATTCCTGCAGGAACAGGTATGCGTAAATACGATGCCATTGTTGTAGGTTCAAAAGAGTCAAAACAAGAAATAGACTTGAATTTTTAA